A single region of the Elusimicrobiota bacterium genome encodes:
- a CDS encoding DUF1015 family protein → MVHPFKGFRFERATLVRGESLCLPYDCLTPELERTLRSQEFNAIHLEEPRPNLTQAGRRWAKWRQNGALRQDSLSYYLLIERFGGEERVGLLGLVDLTRKDRRRWIWPHEKFYRRFVNRRKQHFERVKLHCSPIFLVAEDKDKKLAALLKDVSAKLSSRAVPLGRSPFDRVHRELAAVSDPAQIKRLKEALRPSDGFLVADGHHRYRAASELAEQGRLKHCLAYVTSAQSDVGLLKKHPPVPGRKNGHREAPPPLLAILAQAKVGGLFPRKTTYFWPKVPCGLVYGEC, encoded by the coding sequence ATGGTTCATCCTTTCAAAGGTTTCAGGTTCGAGCGCGCGACGCTTGTTCGCGGCGAGAGCCTTTGCCTACCTTACGATTGCCTGACGCCCGAATTGGAACGGACATTGCGCAGCCAGGAGTTCAATGCGATTCATCTCGAGGAGCCTCGGCCCAATTTGACGCAGGCCGGCAGGCGTTGGGCGAAGTGGCGGCAAAACGGAGCGCTTCGGCAGGATTCATTGTCGTATTACCTTTTAATCGAGCGTTTCGGCGGCGAGGAGCGGGTGGGGCTGTTGGGTTTGGTGGATTTGACCAGAAAGGACCGGCGGCGCTGGATTTGGCCCCATGAAAAGTTTTATCGCCGTTTCGTGAATCGGCGCAAGCAGCATTTTGAGCGCGTCAAGCTTCATTGCTCCCCCATTTTTTTGGTGGCCGAGGATAAAGACAAAAAATTGGCCGCGCTGTTGAAGGATGTATCCGCAAAATTATCGTCGAGAGCGGTGCCTCTGGGCCGCTCTCCTTTTGATCGAGTCCATCGCGAGTTGGCGGCGGTCAGTGATCCGGCGCAGATCAAGCGTTTGAAAGAAGCGCTGCGCCCTTCGGACGGATTTTTAGTGGCGGACGGGCATCATCGTTACCGCGCCGCTTCGGAATTGGCCGAGCAAGGGCGATTGAAGCATTGCCTGGCTTATGTCACCAGCGCGCAATCGGATGTCGGGCTGTTGAAAAAGCACCCACCCGTGCCCGGGCGAAAAAACGGGCACCGCGAAGCGCCCCCTCCGCTGTTGGCAATTTTGGCCCAAGCCAAAGTCGGCGGATTGTTCCCCAGAAAAACCACGTATTTCTGGCCTAAAGTTCCCTGCGGATTGGTTTATGGTGAGTGCTAA
- a CDS encoding glycosyltransferase family 2 protein codes for MGQELSHPTIEDKGLISVVLPAYNEETTLAREIDNIRSIMEKTPYPFEFIVVDDGSKDKTAEVAASKNVRLLRHKENRGVGAARKTGIYEARGEIIVTSDADGTYPHEDIPKLLECFPDCDMAIGARTLVVQEPFYRLWPKNTIRLLASKLSGVNIEDLNTGLRAFKKSAAVRYFSLLPEGHSWESTITLAFLCNGHPVRFVPINYFKRKGGHSSFHPIKDTYSMILLVIRTVMYFNPLRVLLPVSAFFVGASLIKMYYDLMVYRIIGGFDVSLCLTGVLIGICGFLADLLILLHKKSPPKI; via the coding sequence ATGGGTCAAGAATTAAGCCATCCAACCATCGAAGACAAGGGTTTGATCAGCGTGGTGTTGCCCGCTTATAACGAGGAAACCACGCTGGCCAGGGAAATTGACAATATCAGGAGCATCATGGAAAAAACGCCGTATCCCTTTGAGTTTATTGTGGTGGATGACGGTTCCAAGGATAAAACCGCGGAAGTCGCGGCTTCAAAGAACGTCCGGCTTCTAAGGCATAAAGAAAATCGCGGAGTGGGCGCGGCCAGAAAAACCGGCATTTATGAAGCGCGCGGCGAAATCATCGTCACCTCGGACGCGGACGGCACCTACCCCCACGAAGATATCCCCAAGTTATTGGAGTGTTTTCCTGATTGCGACATGGCCATCGGCGCGCGCACCTTGGTGGTTCAAGAGCCGTTTTACCGCTTGTGGCCTAAAAATACGATTCGCTTATTGGCCAGCAAATTAAGCGGCGTCAATATCGAAGATTTAAATACGGGCTTGCGGGCTTTCAAGAAGTCGGCGGCCGTGCGCTATTTTTCCCTGTTGCCGGAAGGCCATTCATGGGAAAGCACCATCACTTTGGCTTTTTTATGCAACGGACATCCCGTTAGATTCGTTCCCATCAATTACTTTAAGCGAAAAGGCGGGCATTCGTCTTTTCACCCGATTAAAGACACGTACAGCATGATTCTCTTGGTCATCCGCACGGTCATGTATTTCAATCCTTTGCGCGTGTTGCTGCCCGTGTCCGCGTTTTTTGTCGGCGCCAGCTTGATCAAGATGTACTATGACCTGATGGTTTATCGCATCATCGGCGGATTCGATGTCTCCCTGTGTTTAACCGGAGTGTTAATCGGCATTTGCGGTTTTTTGGCCGACTTGTTGATTTTGTTGCACAAGAAAAGTCCGCCTAAGATATAG
- a CDS encoding glutamate--tRNA ligase codes for MVSAKANVRVRFAPSPTGFLHVGGARTALFNWLFARHHKGTFILRIEDTDEVRSTHDSVDAILDSMVWMGLDWDEGPVYESRSGDAWRSTGDFGPYFQMQRIEHYQKYLHQLEKEGKAYRCYCTPEEVEAMRRQAQLEKRPPKYDGRCRNLTEAERKDRESRGTKYVLRFKMPLEGETLVHDLIRGEVRFENALQQDLVIQKTSGVPTYNFACVIDDHLMEISHVIRGEEHLSNTPSQVQMYWAFGWQPPLFAHLSMILGPDGTKLSKRHGATSVLEYKNQGYLPASLRNYLSLLGWGTETSQDIFEPEELIAKFTVERCQKNPATFDFNKLLWMNGMYIRKLSKEALFEASRPFLSAGLIDEAKLKELVALEQEKYKTFLDVPKLLDFFFTDEYVYRWPDLEGLMAKSPNLKTPAECRRLAGELTIRLGRSSDFSAAAIEAVLRQIAAEWKWKNPEVFHPLRFAVSGRLQGPSLFHMVEALGKERALKRLERFLGSLKEFKAEVR; via the coding sequence ATGGTGAGTGCTAAAGCGAACGTCAGGGTAAGATTCGCGCCCAGCCCCACCGGCTTTCTTCATGTCGGCGGCGCCCGCACCGCTTTGTTTAATTGGCTGTTCGCCCGTCATCACAAAGGCACGTTTATCCTGCGCATCGAAGACACGGACGAGGTTCGCTCAACCCACGATTCCGTGGACGCGATTTTAGACAGCATGGTTTGGATGGGCTTGGATTGGGACGAAGGCCCTGTTTATGAATCTCGCTCCGGCGACGCCTGGCGCTCAACGGGCGATTTCGGCCCTTATTTTCAAATGCAGCGTATCGAGCATTACCAGAAGTATTTGCATCAGCTGGAGAAAGAAGGCAAGGCTTATCGCTGCTATTGCACGCCTGAGGAAGTGGAAGCCATGCGCCGGCAGGCTCAATTGGAGAAGCGTCCGCCCAAATATGACGGCCGTTGCCGGAATTTGACGGAGGCCGAACGAAAAGACAGAGAATCGCGCGGCACCAAATACGTTCTGCGTTTTAAAATGCCGCTGGAAGGCGAAACCCTGGTCCATGATTTGATCCGCGGCGAGGTTCGTTTTGAAAACGCCCTGCAGCAGGATTTGGTCATCCAAAAAACGTCCGGGGTGCCCACGTACAACTTCGCCTGCGTGATCGACGATCATTTGATGGAGATTTCCCATGTCATCCGCGGGGAAGAGCATCTTTCCAACACTCCTTCTCAGGTGCAGATGTATTGGGCGTTCGGCTGGCAGCCGCCTCTCTTCGCGCATTTGTCCATGATTTTGGGGCCCGACGGCACGAAACTCTCCAAGCGCCACGGCGCCACGTCGGTTCTGGAATATAAGAATCAGGGCTATTTGCCGGCTTCGCTCAGGAATTATCTTTCTTTGCTGGGTTGGGGCACGGAAACAAGCCAGGATATTTTTGAGCCCGAAGAGCTGATCGCCAAATTCACGGTGGAGCGCTGCCAGAAAAACCCGGCGACCTTCGATTTCAATAAATTGCTTTGGATGAATGGGATGTATATCCGCAAGCTTTCAAAAGAGGCGCTGTTTGAAGCGTCCCGGCCATTTTTATCCGCCGGGCTCATCGATGAGGCCAAGCTTAAAGAGCTGGTGGCGTTGGAGCAGGAAAAATACAAAACGTTTCTGGACGTGCCCAAGCTGCTCGACTTTTTTTTCACGGATGAATACGTTTATCGTTGGCCGGATTTGGAAGGCCTGATGGCTAAGAGCCCGAATCTGAAAACCCCTGCCGAATGCCGCCGTCTGGCCGGGGAATTGACAATACGTTTGGGCCGCTCCTCTGATTTTTCCGCGGCCGCCATCGAGGCGGTTTTGCGCCAAATCGCGGCTGAGTGGAAATGGAAAAACCCGGAGGTTTTTCATCCGCTGCGTTTCGCCGTTTCCGGGCGCCTGCAAGGGCCCAGCCTTTTTCATATGGTTGAAGCCTTGGGCAAGGAACGCGCGCTCAAGCGCCTGGAGCGTTTTTTGGGCAGCCTGAAGGAGTTTAAAGCCGAGGTGCGCTAA